A window of Sphingorhabdus lacus contains these coding sequences:
- the hemF gene encoding oxygen-dependent coproporphyrinogen oxidase, producing the protein MTLTLDTRQQAARTWFESLRDRICASFEEIEREMGSDAAFEYTPWDRTDHDGSPGGGGVRGVMKGKVFEKVGVNVSTVGGSFNPEFAKTIHGAAEDPNFFATGISLVAHMSNPHVPAVHMNTRYLVTTKSWFGGGADLNPPIPYEDDTADFHARLRAACAPYGPEVYEKYRAWAEEYFWIPHRGLHRGVGGIFYDHLENSSDALFEQNFGLTRDVGEAFLDIFPKLVRRRMNMEYTPEQKQAQRRWRGLYAEFNLVYDRGTTFGLKTGGNVDAILMSLPPEVAWD; encoded by the coding sequence CGTCAGCAGGCAGCTCGCACCTGGTTTGAATCGCTGAGAGACAGGATATGTGCATCCTTCGAAGAAATTGAGCGTGAAATGGGTTCGGATGCCGCGTTTGAATATACACCGTGGGACCGTACCGATCATGACGGATCACCGGGCGGCGGAGGCGTCCGCGGCGTGATGAAGGGCAAGGTTTTCGAAAAAGTCGGCGTAAACGTTTCGACGGTCGGCGGCAGTTTCAATCCCGAATTTGCCAAGACCATTCATGGCGCAGCAGAAGACCCCAATTTCTTTGCAACGGGAATCAGCCTGGTCGCGCACATGTCCAACCCGCATGTCCCTGCAGTGCATATGAACACCCGTTATCTCGTGACGACCAAAAGCTGGTTTGGGGGCGGGGCCGACCTCAATCCCCCTATTCCCTATGAAGACGATACGGCCGATTTTCATGCCCGACTTCGGGCCGCGTGTGCGCCATATGGCCCCGAGGTGTACGAAAAATACCGTGCATGGGCTGAAGAATATTTCTGGATCCCGCATCGCGGCCTTCACCGCGGCGTCGGCGGAATTTTCTACGATCATCTGGAAAACAGCAGCGATGCACTTTTTGAACAGAATTTCGGCCTAACCCGTGATGTAGGCGAGGCATTTCTTGATATTTTCCCCAAACTGGTTCGCCGCCGGATGAACATGGAATATACGCCAGAGCAGAAGCAGGCGCAGCGTCGTTGGCGTGGGCTATATGCCGAATTCAACCTTGTCTATGACCGCGGCACGACCTTTGGTTTGAAAACTGGCGGAAATGTGGATGCGATTTTGATGAGCCTGCCACCCGAGGTGGCTTGGGATTAA
- a CDS encoding NADH:flavin oxidoreductase/NADH oxidase family protein, with protein sequence MKLAESLTLPCGVHLSNRIAKAAMTEGLADINGQPTAELEKLYGIWSDGGAALDLSGNIHIDAEHLERPGNVIIDQMPTPEMRESLIRWTKAATRGGNHFWAQISHAGRQTMKTVNPRPKAPSAVKLSLPGGQFGMPVALTETEILQLISRFGQAAQICKETGFTGVQIHAAHGYLISQFLSPLSNLRDDRWGGSLENRARFLLFTINTVRQLVGPEFPISVKLNSADFQRGGFAFEDSLIVARWLQEAGVDLIEISGGTYEQPKLLGIEGMEEADPQAVAESTIAREAYFVDFAKAMKDELSIPLMVTGGFRSASAMEQALKSGAADVIGLGRPLCVMPDGPKRLLGGMAILPKTETQLALLPEWLAGLRKIKMIRAIDSFAVQFWYYSQIYALGRTGRTDLNMTVFAALREVETYQKNWLRNRRAALARR encoded by the coding sequence ATGAAACTTGCCGAGTCCCTGACGTTGCCATGCGGCGTCCACCTGTCGAACCGGATTGCCAAAGCAGCCATGACCGAAGGTCTGGCCGATATAAACGGACAACCGACGGCGGAATTGGAGAAACTTTACGGAATTTGGTCGGACGGAGGTGCAGCGCTCGATCTTTCAGGAAATATCCATATTGATGCCGAACATCTGGAACGGCCTGGTAACGTCATAATCGACCAAATGCCGACACCGGAGATGCGGGAATCCCTCATCCGCTGGACAAAGGCGGCCACCCGTGGCGGGAATCATTTCTGGGCGCAGATTAGCCACGCCGGGCGCCAGACCATGAAAACGGTCAACCCGCGTCCGAAAGCACCATCGGCGGTAAAATTGAGTTTGCCGGGCGGTCAATTTGGGATGCCCGTTGCATTAACCGAAACAGAAATCCTGCAATTGATCAGTCGCTTCGGTCAGGCAGCACAAATCTGCAAGGAGACAGGTTTCACCGGCGTTCAAATACATGCCGCCCATGGCTACCTTATCTCCCAGTTTTTGAGCCCCTTGAGCAATTTGCGCGATGACCGGTGGGGCGGGAGTCTGGAAAACCGCGCACGTTTTTTACTTTTTACAATCAACACAGTCCGGCAATTAGTCGGGCCTGAATTCCCCATTTCAGTCAAACTGAACAGCGCTGATTTCCAGCGGGGGGGATTCGCATTTGAAGACAGCTTGATTGTGGCGCGTTGGCTTCAAGAGGCGGGCGTTGACCTTATCGAGATTTCAGGCGGGACCTACGAGCAGCCTAAACTATTAGGTATTGAAGGAATGGAAGAGGCCGATCCGCAGGCTGTTGCGGAATCGACAATAGCCCGGGAAGCCTATTTCGTGGATTTTGCCAAAGCAATGAAGGACGAGCTTTCCATACCGCTCATGGTGACGGGCGGCTTCCGTAGTGCTTCAGCTATGGAGCAAGCGCTGAAATCGGGTGCTGCGGATGTCATTGGCCTGGGGCGTCCGCTCTGCGTCATGCCCGACGGACCAAAACGTCTGTTGGGTGGCATGGCTATTTTACCGAAAACAGAAACCCAATTGGCGCTTTTACCAGAATGGCTCGCAGGGCTACGCAAAATCAAAATGATACGGGCTATTGACAGCTTCGCCGTACAATTCTGGTATTACAGTCAGATATACGCACTAGGCAGAACGGGTCGGACAGATCTCAATATGACCGTATTTGCCGCTCTGCGCGAAGTCGAAACATACCAGAAAAACTGGCTGCGGAATCGACGCGCCGCTTTAGCCCGCCGTTAA
- a CDS encoding gamma-glutamyl-gamma-aminobutyrate hydrolase family protein, whose protein sequence is MIARPVLGVIACNRTVGTESAQAVMDRYIRAAMAYANVAALIVPSLPDLMSAAEVVPRLDGILLTGSPSNVATRRYNQDGGEGPFDDARDEIALSMVARMIDAQKPVFGICRGFQEINVALGGTLRRDTSASDDLIRHHAPDDVSFDAMFSHRHPVEIVAGGLLEAAYSKASLNVNSVHYQGIGQLGEGLSVEARAPDGLIEAYSARPNGAPLLAVQWHPEWGTENDPDSQTYFHLLGKALRGEL, encoded by the coding sequence ATGATCGCCAGACCTGTGTTAGGCGTGATCGCTTGCAACCGTACTGTTGGAACCGAGAGCGCGCAGGCTGTCATGGATCGCTATATCCGCGCGGCAATGGCCTATGCGAATGTAGCCGCGCTCATTGTACCCTCTCTGCCGGACTTGATGTCCGCTGCCGAAGTGGTCCCTAGGTTGGACGGAATATTGCTAACCGGAAGTCCGTCCAATGTCGCAACGCGGCGTTATAACCAGGATGGCGGCGAAGGCCCCTTCGACGACGCGCGTGACGAAATCGCTTTATCGATGGTAGCTCGCATGATTGATGCGCAAAAACCTGTCTTTGGTATCTGCCGCGGATTTCAGGAAATCAATGTGGCTTTGGGTGGGACATTACGGCGCGACACAAGCGCAAGCGACGATCTGATCCGCCATCATGCGCCGGATGACGTTAGTTTCGACGCAATGTTCAGCCACCGCCATCCCGTTGAGATTGTTGCGGGTGGGTTGCTTGAGGCGGCCTATTCAAAAGCCAGTCTGAATGTAAACTCAGTCCATTATCAGGGCATCGGTCAGCTGGGTGAAGGTCTGTCGGTTGAAGCGCGCGCGCCCGATGGTCTGATCGAAGCGTATAGCGCCCGCCCCAATGGCGCACCCTTGCTTGCCGTGCAATGGCATCCGGAATGGGGCACAGAAAATGACCCGGATTCCCAAACCTATTTTCACCTGCTGGGAAAGGCGTTAAGAGGGGAGTTATGA
- a CDS encoding isovaleryl-CoA dehydrogenase: MTTHMNLDFALGENAEMIRDTTQRFATDKIAPLASKIDADDWFPRDELWTAMGDLGLHGLTVEEEDGGLGLGYLEHVVAVEEVSRASASIGLSYGAHSNLCVNQIRRWASPEQKAKYLPKLISGEHVGSLAMSEAGAGSDVVSMKLKADAVQGGYVLNGTKFWITNAPYADTLVVYAKTSPEAGSRGITAFLIEKGMDGFSIGQKIDKMGMRGSPTAELVFNDCFVSEEQIIGPLHGGVGVLMSGLDYERVVLAGLQLGIMQACLDVVLPFVRERKQFGKPIGAFQLMQGKVADMYVALNSARAYTYAVARACDAGQTTRFDAAGVILLASENAVKVAGEAIQALGGAGYTKDWPVERLFRDAKLLDIGAGTNEIRRMLIGRELIGAA, from the coding sequence ATGACAACACATATGAATCTAGATTTTGCCCTTGGCGAAAATGCCGAGATGATCCGCGACACAACACAGCGTTTTGCTACCGACAAAATCGCACCCTTGGCATCTAAAATAGACGCCGATGACTGGTTTCCCCGTGATGAGCTTTGGACCGCAATGGGCGATCTCGGGCTACACGGTCTTACGGTTGAGGAAGAGGATGGCGGCCTTGGACTTGGTTATCTGGAGCATGTCGTTGCCGTTGAAGAAGTCAGCCGCGCGTCTGCATCTATCGGATTGTCATATGGTGCGCATTCCAACCTGTGCGTGAACCAGATTCGGCGGTGGGCTTCGCCTGAACAGAAAGCAAAATATCTCCCAAAACTCATATCAGGTGAACATGTCGGCAGTTTGGCGATGTCCGAGGCAGGTGCCGGGTCGGATGTTGTCTCCATGAAATTAAAGGCGGACGCCGTTCAAGGCGGCTATGTTCTGAACGGTACAAAATTTTGGATCACCAACGCACCCTATGCCGACACGCTTGTAGTCTATGCGAAGACGTCGCCGGAAGCCGGCTCGCGGGGTATCACTGCTTTTCTCATCGAAAAGGGAATGGATGGTTTTTCGATCGGTCAAAAGATCGACAAGATGGGTATGCGCGGATCGCCAACGGCTGAGCTTGTCTTCAACGACTGCTTTGTCAGCGAAGAACAGATAATCGGACCACTGCATGGGGGAGTTGGTGTTCTGATGTCCGGGCTGGATTATGAACGTGTGGTCCTTGCAGGATTACAACTCGGCATCATGCAAGCGTGTCTTGATGTCGTTCTGCCTTTCGTGCGTGAGCGTAAACAGTTCGGCAAACCCATTGGCGCGTTTCAATTGATGCAAGGCAAAGTCGCAGACATGTACGTCGCACTAAACTCGGCGCGTGCGTACACCTATGCCGTTGCCCGCGCTTGTGATGCCGGCCAAACTACCCGTTTTGACGCAGCTGGGGTGATTCTGCTCGCTTCGGAAAATGCGGTGAAGGTCGCTGGAGAGGCTATTCAAGCTCTAGGCGGAGCAGGCTACACAAAGGATTGGCCGGTAGAACGTCTGTTTCGCGATGCAAAGCTGCTCGACATTGGCGCAGGAACAAATGAGATTCGACGCATGCTAATCGGGCGCGAGCTGATCGGCGCGGCATGA
- a CDS encoding S4 domain-containing protein, with the protein MPETALRIDKLLFLLRIAKSRNLALSWAESGFIRVNGRRIEKGSATVGIGDVVTMPRGEAVLTFKLIIMPIRRGPAPEAKACYQILS; encoded by the coding sequence ATGCCGGAAACTGCGCTACGGATCGACAAGCTGCTGTTCCTTCTGCGTATAGCCAAAAGCCGGAACTTGGCGCTGAGCTGGGCTGAAAGTGGATTTATCCGCGTCAATGGACGAAGGATTGAAAAGGGTAGCGCCACAGTTGGTATAGGAGACGTGGTAACAATGCCCCGGGGCGAAGCAGTGCTCACATTCAAGTTGATCATAATGCCTATAAGGCGCGGTCCAGCGCCGGAGGCAAAGGCGTGCTATCAGATTCTGAGCTAA
- a CDS encoding GNAT family N-acetyltransferase, which yields MPFTPIAKGEIGAIVTSLEMRNKPSLRALPATDLRLERWPNPTADKYRTLYRRIGEPWLWFSRLTLDDAELCRIIHDPKVRIWAVIDQRGVELGIVELDFRESGQCEIAFFGLVPELTGKGHGKWLMAMALQFGWSEPGVERIWVHTCTLDAPGALNFYINSGFTPYQRQVETFVDPRLIGLIPSDAAPQIPVIP from the coding sequence ATGCCGTTTACACCCATTGCCAAAGGTGAAATTGGCGCGATCGTGACGTCACTGGAAATGCGAAACAAGCCTTCGCTGCGTGCGCTTCCTGCAACGGATTTGCGGCTGGAGAGATGGCCCAATCCGACTGCGGATAAATATCGCACACTGTATCGCCGGATAGGAGAACCCTGGCTTTGGTTCTCCCGGCTTACGCTTGATGATGCCGAATTATGCAGGATCATCCATGATCCAAAAGTCCGGATTTGGGCGGTAATTGACCAACGCGGAGTCGAACTCGGAATTGTTGAACTCGATTTTCGTGAATCAGGACAATGCGAAATTGCCTTTTTTGGGCTTGTGCCCGAGTTAACGGGCAAGGGTCATGGAAAATGGTTGATGGCCATGGCGCTACAATTCGGCTGGAGCGAACCCGGCGTTGAACGCATATGGGTGCATACATGCACCCTTGATGCGCCGGGCGCGCTTAATTTCTATATCAATTCAGGCTTCACACCCTATCAGCGGCAGGTGGAAACATTTGTCGACCCCCGTCTGATAGGCCTGATACCATCCGATGCCGCGCCCCAGATTCCGGTCATCCCATGA
- a CDS encoding helicase-related protein has translation MPHEKISLTAILGPTNTGKTHLAVERMCAHSSGMIGFPLRLLAREIYDRVVAIKGVDRVALITGEERIEPPQARWYCCTVESMPIQKDFAFVAVDEAQLGADPERGHIFTDRILNARGREETMILGSESLRPLIRMLLPEAEIISRPRFSTLSYAGAKKLSRLPKRSAIVAFSIEQVYAVAETLRRMRGGAAVVMGALSPRTRNAQVAMFQSGEVDYLVATDAIGMGLNLDVSHVAFASLSKFDGARRRRLTVAEMAQIAGRAGRHQRDGSFGTLAGEGSEFSPEEVLAVENHKFPRLDWLYWREAAPRLDSVAALIADLESKPDRPGLKPAPKAIDLAVLKRLVEIPEVIMLIRHPLDVGRLWEVASLPDFRQMGEEHHSRFVASLWQHLGQGERVIPQSLYANELARLDNIQGDVDTLSARIAAVRTWTYIAHRVDWLANPAAMAERARALEAKLSDALHDALRQRFVDKRTAMLLRKAGGDTALFPVEIDEASRVLVDGEDIGTLHGFSFRVDPGAKAGDRKLLLAAAERHLAGILRQKARDVAMAEDSDFALAGDSDGKPAILWKGELLGFLTKGRSLMQPNFTPVKAVAGLEGDALREITVRAEQWIETQLAKAMGGIVGLQELAQQVDIDGNVRALAVQLADAGGIAGRHYLAEAIAALPKEARGAARKGGIVFGALDIYHHAALKPAAAKWRAALFAARDGRSMPPLPPESAVHLKEWKFAHPGEARNAGYRRVGNEYVRIDLAERVIKKAHEARGQSNNFSMDMAFATSLGLSDAGLKALMRDAGFRHLEAPAEKAGAPEEAGAVVAETVVSEPEKQEAAIPDQAGGEASALENDPVVEMLSTAPVPSINLTHWRWVGLPKPRPQEQRSHRTRPVRPKSKDTAKAKGMPDRAPAKPREAAPPSALALQLAALKGLKL, from the coding sequence TTGCCACACGAAAAAATTTCCCTGACGGCCATTCTTGGTCCTACCAACACCGGCAAAACCCACCTCGCCGTTGAGCGAATGTGTGCCCATTCGAGTGGTATGATCGGCTTTCCACTGCGCTTGTTGGCACGGGAAATTTATGATCGTGTTGTAGCGATCAAAGGCGTTGATCGGGTCGCGTTGATAACAGGCGAGGAGCGAATCGAGCCGCCACAGGCGCGCTGGTATTGCTGCACAGTCGAATCCATGCCGATCCAAAAGGATTTCGCCTTTGTCGCCGTTGACGAGGCGCAACTGGGTGCGGATCCCGAGCGGGGCCATATATTTACTGATCGAATACTGAATGCCCGCGGGCGTGAGGAAACGATGATTCTGGGATCGGAAAGTCTGCGCCCGCTTATCCGAATGCTTCTGCCGGAAGCTGAAATTATTTCGCGCCCTCGTTTCTCGACTTTAAGCTATGCTGGAGCGAAGAAGCTTTCCAGATTACCGAAACGCTCGGCAATCGTCGCATTCTCCATTGAGCAGGTATACGCCGTGGCGGAAACGCTCCGTCGTATGCGTGGTGGTGCAGCAGTGGTAATGGGAGCACTCAGCCCGCGCACTCGCAACGCACAGGTCGCTATGTTCCAGTCGGGCGAGGTAGACTATCTGGTCGCCACCGATGCTATTGGTATGGGTCTTAACCTGGATGTGTCCCACGTCGCATTTGCGAGTTTGTCGAAGTTCGACGGAGCACGCCGGAGGCGGCTGACCGTTGCCGAAATGGCGCAAATTGCAGGTCGGGCCGGCCGCCATCAAAGGGACGGAAGCTTCGGTACATTAGCCGGCGAAGGAAGCGAGTTTTCGCCCGAAGAGGTGTTGGCGGTTGAAAACCACAAATTTCCGCGCCTTGATTGGTTGTACTGGCGTGAGGCCGCGCCAAGATTGGATTCGGTTGCAGCGCTGATTGCCGATCTGGAGTCAAAACCCGATCGTCCGGGGTTAAAGCCGGCGCCCAAAGCTATTGATCTCGCAGTCTTAAAGCGGCTCGTGGAAATACCCGAAGTTATCATGCTCATCCGTCATCCCTTGGATGTGGGCCGACTATGGGAAGTTGCAAGCCTTCCTGATTTTCGCCAGATGGGCGAGGAGCATCACAGCCGCTTCGTCGCCTCCCTGTGGCAACATCTGGGGCAAGGTGAACGCGTGATACCGCAATCTCTATATGCGAACGAGTTGGCGAGGCTCGATAACATTCAGGGTGATGTCGATACCCTGTCGGCCCGGATCGCTGCTGTTCGCACATGGACATATATTGCTCACCGCGTTGACTGGCTTGCCAATCCAGCGGCCATGGCAGAACGGGCACGTGCTTTGGAAGCCAAGCTTTCTGACGCTTTGCACGATGCGTTGCGGCAACGTTTTGTCGACAAACGGACCGCCATGCTCTTGCGGAAAGCAGGTGGGGATACAGCGCTTTTCCCTGTCGAGATAGATGAAGCTAGTCGCGTTCTGGTCGACGGGGAAGATATTGGAACTTTACATGGCTTTTCGTTTCGGGTTGACCCAGGAGCGAAAGCAGGTGACCGGAAGCTGCTATTAGCTGCAGCAGAACGGCATTTGGCAGGAATATTAAGGCAAAAGGCGAGGGATGTAGCAATGGCTGAGGATAGTGACTTTGCACTTGCAGGCGACAGTGATGGTAAGCCGGCGATCTTGTGGAAAGGTGAGCTTCTTGGTTTCTTGACTAAGGGGCGCAGTCTGATGCAGCCTAACTTCACACCGGTCAAAGCAGTTGCCGGCTTGGAAGGCGATGCTTTGCGCGAAATAACTGTACGTGCTGAACAGTGGATTGAAACGCAGCTGGCAAAAGCCATGGGTGGGATTGTAGGCTTACAGGAACTTGCACAACAGGTAGATATTGACGGCAATGTCCGTGCGCTTGCTGTGCAGTTGGCCGACGCAGGTGGGATTGCTGGTCGCCATTATCTGGCTGAAGCTATTGCCGCCCTTCCAAAAGAAGCGCGCGGTGCGGCACGCAAAGGCGGTATCGTCTTTGGTGCGCTCGATATCTATCATCACGCCGCTTTAAAGCCTGCAGCAGCGAAATGGCGCGCCGCGCTATTCGCGGCACGAGATGGTCGTTCGATGCCGCCATTGCCTCCGGAGAGTGCCGTTCACTTGAAGGAATGGAAGTTTGCGCACCCGGGTGAAGCGCGAAATGCCGGCTACCGGCGGGTTGGAAATGAATATGTCCGTATCGATTTGGCCGAACGCGTCATCAAGAAGGCGCACGAGGCAAGAGGACAGTCGAACAATTTCAGCATGGATATGGCCTTCGCGACGTCCCTGGGGCTCAGCGATGCCGGTTTAAAAGCGTTGATGCGGGATGCTGGATTCCGCCATTTAGAGGCACCCGCCGAAAAGGCCGGGGCGCCAGAGGAGGCGGGTGCAGTTGTCGCAGAAACCGTTGTTTCTGAACCAGAGAAACAGGAAGCTGCTATTCCGGATCAAGCGGGAGGCGAAGCGAGTGCGCTTGAAAATGACCCGGTTGTCGAAATGCTGTCAACGGCGCCGGTGCCATCAATAAATCTTACCCATTGGCGTTGGGTCGGGTTGCCGAAGCCAAGGCCACAAGAACAGCGGTCGCATCGGACTAGACCCGTGCGACCCAAGTCAAAAGACACAGCCAAGGCGAAAGGCATGCCGGATCGCGCGCCGGCAAAGCCAAGGGAAGCTGCGCCACCTTCGGCGCTCGCGTTGCAACTGGCGGCATTAAAAGGTCTAAAGCTTTAA
- a CDS encoding NAD(P)/FAD-dependent oxidoreductase → MQHYDVLIVGGGHSGAQAAIALRQAKFEGSVAIIGDETEYPYERPPLSKDYFAGDKAFERILIRPPAFWAERSIDMLMGRRVESVDPVAQQVAFSDGEQVGYGQLVWATGGSPRRLLCEGSQLAGVHVVRNKSDVDAMIGELDDVARVAIIGGGYIGLEAAAVLRKMGKEVVVLEALDRVLARVAGEELSRFFEAEHRAHGVDIRLGVTVESLTGDDYVDGVQLGDGEVIAAQMVIVGIGIIPAVAALLNAGAAGGAGVDVDEYCRTSLPDIYAIGDCAAHANSFAGGVIMRVESVQNANDMANAVAKSITGELTAYHSVPWFWSNQYDLRLQTVGLSVGYDDHVVRGDPAARSFSVIYLKSGKVIALDCVNMTKDYVQGKALVTEGARFTKEQLADTSITLKELSAGTASI, encoded by the coding sequence ATGCAGCATTATGACGTGTTGATTGTCGGTGGTGGCCACAGTGGTGCACAGGCGGCAATTGCGCTGCGCCAGGCGAAGTTTGAAGGTAGCGTGGCGATCATCGGAGATGAAACTGAATATCCCTACGAACGCCCGCCACTGTCCAAGGACTATTTTGCAGGGGATAAGGCATTTGAACGTATATTGATCCGTCCTCCCGCATTTTGGGCGGAGCGTTCCATCGATATGCTCATGGGGAGGCGCGTCGAAAGCGTTGATCCTGTCGCGCAACAAGTTGCATTTTCTGATGGCGAACAGGTCGGCTATGGCCAACTGGTTTGGGCAACAGGTGGCTCTCCGCGTCGGTTATTGTGTGAAGGATCACAATTGGCGGGCGTACACGTCGTTCGGAACAAGTCCGATGTTGATGCAATGATCGGCGAACTTGACGATGTTGCCCGTGTTGCGATCATCGGGGGCGGCTATATCGGTCTTGAGGCAGCGGCTGTCCTGCGTAAAATGGGTAAGGAGGTGGTCGTCCTTGAAGCGTTGGATCGTGTTCTCGCCCGCGTAGCAGGCGAAGAATTGTCGCGCTTTTTCGAAGCGGAGCATCGCGCCCATGGGGTGGATATCAGGTTAGGCGTAACTGTCGAATCGTTGACGGGTGACGATTATGTGGATGGCGTCCAACTCGGCGATGGCGAAGTTATTGCAGCACAAATGGTCATTGTGGGGATTGGTATCATTCCGGCAGTCGCTGCTCTTTTGAACGCCGGTGCTGCGGGTGGCGCAGGGGTAGATGTCGACGAATATTGTCGCACTTCACTCCCCGATATCTATGCAATCGGAGACTGTGCTGCGCATGCCAACAGCTTCGCTGGTGGCGTGATTATGCGTGTCGAATCTGTGCAGAATGCGAATGATATGGCGAATGCCGTAGCCAAAAGCATCACTGGCGAACTTACAGCTTACCACTCTGTGCCGTGGTTCTGGTCAAACCAATATGATTTGCGCCTGCAGACTGTGGGTCTTTCGGTTGGCTACGACGATCATGTCGTAAGAGGCGATCCTGCGGCGCGAAGTTTTTCCGTAATTTACTTGAAGAGCGGGAAAGTTATCGCTTTGGATTGTGTAAACATGACCAAAGACTACGTGCAGGGCAAAGCCTTGGTCACGGAGGGAGCGCGCTTTACAAAAGAGCAATTGGCCGACACTTCCATTACACTGAAAGAGTTGAGTGCAGGCACGGCCAGCATCTGA
- the lipB gene encoding lipoyl(octanoyl) transferase LipB encodes MKVSWEVSEGLTSYPDALARMERLQSAIREEDASELIWLLEHPPLYTGGTSADPAELLSRQFPVYDTGRGGRYTYHGPGQRVGYVMLDLAKRCKDVRCFVHALEGWVIDALAEFNVEARRADGRIGIWCDTRDGREAKIGAIGVRIRRWVTMHGFAVNIQPDLSHFGGIVPCGIAEYPVTSLADLGISASLADFDAALFSTFPQFLNNLAKANGDCRVPMP; translated from the coding sequence ATGAAAGTTAGTTGGGAAGTTAGCGAAGGTTTAACATCTTACCCGGACGCTTTGGCGCGCATGGAAAGGTTGCAAAGTGCGATCCGGGAAGAAGATGCCTCAGAACTCATCTGGTTGCTAGAACATCCGCCCCTTTACACGGGCGGCACCAGTGCGGACCCGGCGGAACTGCTGAGCCGACAATTCCCCGTTTACGACACAGGGCGTGGCGGCCGTTACACCTATCACGGTCCTGGACAACGTGTCGGCTATGTGATGCTGGATTTGGCGAAACGGTGCAAAGACGTCCGCTGTTTCGTGCATGCTTTGGAAGGCTGGGTCATCGATGCCTTGGCCGAATTTAACGTTGAAGCCCGCCGCGCCGACGGGCGTATCGGGATCTGGTGCGATACACGCGACGGACGCGAAGCAAAAATCGGTGCAATCGGAGTGCGGATCCGTCGCTGGGTCACCATGCATGGATTTGCAGTAAATATTCAGCCGGACCTCAGTCATTTTGGAGGCATCGTTCCTTGCGGTATTGCAGAATATCCGGTCACCAGTCTTGCAGATCTGGGCATCTCCGCGTCGTTAGCAGATTTTGACGCGGCATTGTTTTCCACATTCCCCCAATTCCTCAACAACCTTGCCAAAGCGAATGGGGATTGTAGGGTCCCGATGCCGTGA
- the fdxA gene encoding ferredoxin FdxA produces the protein MTYVVTDACIRCKYMDCVEVCPVDCFYEGENMLVINPNECIDCGVCEPECPAEAILPDTESGLEQWLELNATYSAEWPNITSSREPPADADEHKGEEGKFDKYFSAEPGEGD, from the coding sequence ATGACTTATGTTGTTACCGATGCCTGCATACGCTGCAAATATATGGATTGCGTTGAAGTTTGTCCGGTGGATTGTTTTTATGAAGGCGAGAATATGCTCGTCATCAATCCCAATGAGTGCATCGATTGCGGTGTTTGTGAACCCGAATGTCCTGCAGAAGCTATTTTGCCTGACACCGAAAGCGGTCTTGAGCAGTGGCTTGAACTGAACGCTACCTATAGCGCTGAATGGCCGAATATCACGAGCAGTCGCGAACCGCCTGCCGATGCCGATGAGCATAAAGGCGAAGAAGGCAAATTCGACAAATATTTCTCTGCAGAGCCCGGCGAAGGGGATTGA